From Thalassococcus sp. S3, one genomic window encodes:
- a CDS encoding bifunctional helix-turn-helix domain-containing protein/methylated-DNA--[protein]-cysteine S-methyltransferase yields MNVQVSEKSYHFGVMRRAIELIDADSGGLSLEDLAREMNMSPAHFQRVFSAWVGVSPKRFQQYLTLGHAKALLANRFTTLEAAHATGLSGSGRLHDLFVRWEAMSPGDFARGGAGLEVFWGWFESPFGPALVMGTEKGICGIGFAAETGEAQAMEDLVARWPNATFTEDPMRLRPWVHAAFGAESATMKEAPIYLIGAPFQIKVWEALLSIPTGHVTSYSEIAQAIGHPKAVRAVGTAVGRNPISWLIPCHRALRKSGGLGGYHWGLPVKRAMLAYEAARAEA; encoded by the coding sequence ATGAACGTGCAGGTTTCTGAAAAAAGTTATCACTTTGGCGTGATGAGGCGTGCGATTGAGTTGATCGATGCCGACAGCGGCGGGCTGAGTCTGGAGGACTTGGCCCGAGAAATGAACATGAGCCCGGCCCATTTTCAGCGCGTTTTTTCAGCATGGGTCGGCGTGTCGCCCAAACGGTTCCAGCAATATCTGACGCTGGGCCATGCCAAGGCCCTGCTGGCCAATCGTTTCACCACGCTGGAGGCGGCGCATGCTACGGGGTTGTCCGGAAGCGGCCGGCTCCACGACCTCTTTGTGCGCTGGGAGGCGATGAGCCCCGGTGATTTCGCCCGCGGCGGCGCGGGGCTGGAGGTGTTCTGGGGCTGGTTCGAAAGCCCTTTTGGCCCTGCGCTGGTGATGGGCACGGAAAAAGGGATCTGCGGCATCGGGTTCGCCGCCGAGACCGGAGAAGCTCAAGCGATGGAGGATCTTGTCGCGCGCTGGCCCAACGCGACCTTTACCGAGGATCCGATGAGATTGCGGCCCTGGGTGCATGCCGCCTTCGGCGCGGAGAGCGCTACCATGAAGGAGGCACCGATCTACCTCATTGGCGCCCCGTTTCAGATCAAGGTCTGGGAGGCGCTGCTGAGCATCCCAACCGGTCACGTGACCAGCTATTCCGAGATCGCACAGGCGATCGGTCATCCCAAGGCGGTGCGCGCCGTGGGCACGGCTGTCGGGCGCAACCCGATCAGTTGGCTGATCCCCTGTCACCGCGCGCTGCGCAAATCCGGCGGTCTGGGGGGCTACCACTGGGGGCTGCCGGTGAAACGCGCCATGCTGGCCTACGAGGCCGCGCGCGCCGAGGCGTGA
- the nth gene encoding endonuclease III, translated as MAKQLDYHTIREIFARFHAAEAEPKGELEHVNVYTLVVAVALSAQATDAGVNKATRALFQVADTPQKMLDLGEEKLIDHIKTIGLYRNKAKNVMKLSRILVDQYGGEVPNSRAALQSLPGVGRKTANVVLNMWWKQPAQAVDTHIFRVGNRTGIAPGKDVDAVERAIEDHVPADFQLHAHHWLILHGRYHCKARKPMCPTCLIRDLCQFEEKTI; from the coding sequence ATGGCTAAACAACTTGATTATCATACGATACGCGAAATTTTCGCACGCTTTCATGCCGCCGAAGCCGAGCCGAAAGGGGAGCTTGAGCATGTCAACGTCTACACCCTTGTCGTGGCCGTGGCGCTGAGCGCGCAAGCCACCGACGCTGGGGTGAACAAGGCGACGCGTGCGTTGTTCCAGGTCGCCGATACCCCGCAAAAGATGCTTGATCTGGGCGAGGAAAAGCTGATTGACCACATCAAGACGATCGGGCTTTACCGCAACAAGGCCAAGAACGTGATGAAGCTCAGCCGTATTCTGGTCGATCAATATGGTGGCGAGGTGCCCAACAGCCGCGCGGCGCTGCAATCGCTGCCGGGCGTGGGGCGCAAGACGGCCAATGTGGTGCTGAACATGTGGTGGAAGCAGCCCGCGCAGGCCGTCGATACCCACATCTTCCGCGTCGGAAACCGCACCGGGATCGCCCCGGGCAAGGATGTCGATGCGGTCGAGCGCGCCATCGAGGATCACGTGCCCGCCGATTTTCAACTGCACGCCCATCACTGGCTCATCCTGCATGGCCGGTATCATTGCAAGGCGCGCAAACCGATGTGTCCCACCTGTTTGATCCGGGACCTCTGCCAATTTGAGGAAAAGACGATATGA
- a CDS encoding adenosine kinase encodes MKTYDLVGIGNAVVDVISQADDNFLEHMGIQKGIMQLVERERAEMLYGAMDGRVQTPGGSVANTIAGAGALGLNTAFIGRVHNDALGRFYASAMSDHGIDFVNDPVPNGELPTSRSMIFVSPDGERSMNTYLGISSELSSEDVPETVAGSAKIMFLEGYLFDKDKGKAAFLEAARACRAGGGQTGIAISDPFCVERHRADFLSLIDEELDFVIGNEAEIRSLFQTEDIEHALTETAKMCPLIVCTRSGDGVTVLSETGRIDVPVQKVVPVDATGAGDQFAAGFLTGLALGKPMESCARIGNACAREVISHIGPRPEANLLALLRREGLL; translated from the coding sequence ATGAAGACCTACGATCTTGTCGGCATCGGCAACGCCGTCGTCGATGTCATCTCGCAAGCCGACGACAACTTTCTCGAGCATATGGGCATCCAGAAAGGCATCATGCAGCTGGTGGAGCGGGAACGGGCCGAGATGCTCTATGGTGCCATGGATGGTCGCGTACAGACGCCGGGTGGCTCGGTGGCTAATACCATCGCGGGCGCCGGCGCATTGGGTTTGAACACGGCGTTCATCGGCCGCGTGCACAACGACGCGCTTGGACGGTTTTACGCAAGTGCGATGAGCGATCACGGCATCGACTTTGTGAATGATCCGGTCCCGAACGGCGAATTGCCCACCTCCCGCTCGATGATCTTCGTCTCGCCGGATGGCGAACGGTCGATGAATACATATCTGGGCATCTCGTCTGAACTCAGCAGCGAAGACGTGCCAGAGACGGTCGCGGGCAGTGCCAAGATCATGTTTCTCGAAGGCTATCTCTTTGACAAGGACAAGGGAAAAGCCGCCTTTCTTGAGGCCGCGCGCGCCTGTCGCGCCGGTGGAGGGCAGACCGGCATCGCCATCTCCGATCCCTTCTGTGTTGAGCGGCACCGCGCCGATTTCCTGTCGCTGATCGACGAAGAACTGGATTTCGTGATCGGCAACGAGGCCGAGATCCGTTCGCTGTTCCAGACCGAAGACATCGAGCATGCCCTGACCGAGACAGCCAAGATGTGTCCGCTGATCGTCTGCACCCGATCAGGCGACGGCGTCACCGTTCTGTCGGAAACCGGTCGCATCGACGTTCCGGTGCAAAAGGTGGTGCCCGTCGATGCCACCGGGGCAGGCGATCAGTTTGCCGCGGGCTTTCTGACCGGTCTGGCGCTGGGCAAGCCGATGGAAAGCTGCGCCCGGATCGGCAATGCCTGTGCGCGGGAGGTGATCAGCCATATTGGCCCCCGGCCTGAGGCAAACTTGCTGGCCCTTCTGAGACGCGAAGGCTTGCTGTGA
- a CDS encoding GNAT family N-acetyltransferase, protein MTQALADGLHPVPPGKVAMVVTHLEMHAPAETRPVPEPGNLSFQRLTPPGVGIYRDLFYRVDGHDWLWSSRIELSDADLQALLSDTQVDVYTLLLDGTPEALLELDFREENACELAFFGLTKSLIGTGAGRYLMNQAIRLAWARPITRFHVHTCTLDSPGALAFYQRSGFVPVRQEIEIADDPRCTGILPESAGPHAPIFRGR, encoded by the coding sequence GTGACCCAAGCGCTTGCAGACGGGTTGCATCCGGTGCCACCGGGCAAGGTGGCCATGGTGGTCACCCATCTTGAGATGCATGCGCCCGCTGAAACACGCCCGGTGCCGGAGCCTGGGAACCTGAGCTTCCAGCGCCTCACCCCGCCTGGCGTAGGAATCTATCGCGACCTGTTTTACAGAGTGGACGGGCATGACTGGCTTTGGTCGTCCCGGATTGAGCTGAGCGACGCGGACTTGCAAGCGCTTCTGTCGGACACACAAGTGGATGTCTATACCTTGCTTCTGGATGGGACGCCGGAAGCGCTTCTTGAGCTGGACTTTCGGGAAGAGAACGCCTGTGAACTGGCGTTTTTCGGTCTGACCAAGTCGCTGATCGGAACAGGTGCCGGACGGTATCTGATGAACCAAGCGATCCGTCTGGCCTGGGCACGTCCGATCACGCGCTTTCATGTGCATACCTGTACGCTCGACAGCCCCGGTGCGCTGGCCTTCTATCAGCGCAGTGGTTTCGTGCCCGTGCGGCAGGAGATTGAGATTGCGGACGATCCGCGCTGCACCGGTATCCTGCCGGAAAGTGCAGGGCCGCATGCACCAATCTTTCGGGGACGCTGA
- a CDS encoding RNA pyrophosphohydrolase gives MTPEEIEKLPYRPCVGVMLMNAEGAIFVGQRKDRFEEAWQMPQGGVDDGEGARDAALRELWEETGVTADLVEIVAETEDWLPYDLPQDLVPKIWKGRYRGQKQKWFLMRFLGRDEQVDIETEHPEFSTWRWQPTDQLVEKIVPFKREVYRQVTRAFAEHLS, from the coding sequence ATGACCCCCGAAGAGATTGAAAAACTACCCTATCGTCCCTGCGTAGGTGTGATGCTGATGAACGCCGAAGGGGCGATTTTCGTGGGCCAGCGCAAGGACCGGTTCGAGGAAGCCTGGCAGATGCCACAGGGCGGCGTGGACGACGGGGAAGGCGCACGCGATGCAGCGCTCAGGGAATTATGGGAAGAAACCGGTGTCACCGCCGATCTGGTCGAGATCGTGGCCGAGACGGAGGACTGGCTGCCCTACGATCTGCCACAGGATCTGGTGCCCAAGATCTGGAAAGGCCGTTATCGCGGGCAAAAGCAGAAATGGTTTCTGATGCGCTTTCTGGGACGGGACGAGCAGGTCGATATCGAAACAGAGCATCCGGAATTCTCAACCTGGCGCTGGCAACCGACCGACCAACTCGTCGAAAAGATCGTTCCCTTCAAGCGAGAGGTCTATCGGCAGGTGACAAGGGCATTCGCAGAGCACTTGTCCTGA
- a CDS encoding NADPH-dependent 2,4-dienoyl-CoA reductase: protein MSSYPHMLAPLDLGFTTLKNRVLMGSMHTGLEETRDWNRVAEFYAERARGEVALMVTGGIGPNKEGSVAPGAAMMASDQDVENHSVVTQRVHEAGGKIAMQILHAGRYAFGPDCVAPSPIKSPISLFQPTELDEDGIEKQIADIVTAAKLAQKAGYDGVEIMGSEGYFINQFIVTHTNKREDRWGGSYENRIRLPIEIVRRTREAVGTDFIIIYRLSMIDLVPNGSSFEEVVQLAKEVEKAGATIINTGIGWHEARIPTIATSVPRAAFAWVTKKLMGHVNIPVITSNRINTPEVAEEVLETGCADMVSMARPMLADAHFVAKAMAGDAAKIAPCIACNQACLDHTFGGKLTSCLVNPRACHETELIITKAETPKTVAIVGAGPAGLSTALTCAERGHTVTVFDKADEIGGQLNMAKQVPGKEEFWGFVDWYRTMIADAGITVKLNHEATVSDLEGFDEVIIATGVSPRDPGIEGQDGENVLSYIDVLRGKAAVGKKVAVVGAGGIGFDVSEYLVHEGESPTENLPEWMTEWGVSDPAEHRGGLSPEGPQPEAPARAVTLLQRKAEKHGKRLGKTTGWIHRASLKMKDVDFVGGVNYERIDADGLLVSFGEARENPTKIEADTIVLCAGQEPERSLADALVAKGITPHVIGGADVAAELDAKRAIDQGTRLAATL, encoded by the coding sequence ATGTCCAGCTATCCGCACATGCTTGCGCCGCTAGACCTTGGCTTCACGACACTCAAGAACCGTGTCCTGATGGGCTCGATGCATACCGGTCTTGAAGAAACACGTGACTGGAACCGGGTCGCCGAATTCTACGCCGAGCGTGCACGGGGTGAGGTCGCGCTGATGGTGACCGGCGGGATCGGCCCGAACAAGGAAGGGTCCGTCGCACCCGGTGCCGCGATGATGGCCTCTGATCAGGATGTCGAAAACCATTCGGTCGTCACCCAGCGTGTGCACGAGGCGGGTGGCAAGATCGCGATGCAGATCCTGCATGCCGGGCGTTATGCCTTTGGCCCCGATTGCGTGGCCCCCTCCCCCATCAAGTCGCCCATTTCGCTTTTTCAGCCGACCGAATTGGACGAGGACGGTATCGAAAAGCAGATCGCCGACATCGTGACCGCCGCGAAGCTCGCCCAGAAGGCGGGCTATGACGGGGTCGAGATCATGGGCTCCGAAGGCTACTTCATCAACCAGTTCATCGTCACCCACACCAACAAGCGCGAGGACCGCTGGGGTGGCTCCTATGAGAACCGGATCCGCCTGCCCATCGAGATCGTGCGCCGCACGCGGGAGGCGGTGGGCACCGATTTCATCATCATCTACCGTCTGTCGATGATCGACCTGGTGCCCAACGGTTCCAGCTTCGAAGAGGTGGTGCAACTGGCCAAGGAGGTCGAGAAGGCAGGCGCCACCATCATCAATACCGGCATCGGCTGGCACGAGGCGCGTATTCCGACCATCGCCACCTCCGTCCCGCGCGCGGCCTTTGCCTGGGTGACCAAGAAGCTGATGGGACATGTGAACATTCCCGTGATCACGTCCAACCGCATCAACACGCCCGAAGTTGCCGAAGAGGTGCTGGAAACGGGCTGCGCCGACATGGTATCCATGGCCCGGCCCATGCTGGCGGACGCGCATTTCGTGGCCAAGGCCATGGCTGGAGACGCCGCCAAGATCGCACCCTGCATCGCCTGCAATCAGGCCTGCCTCGACCATACATTTGGTGGGAAGCTGACCTCCTGCCTCGTGAACCCGAGGGCGTGCCATGAGACCGAACTGATCATCACAAAGGCCGAGACGCCGAAAACCGTGGCCATCGTGGGCGCGGGACCCGCTGGCCTCTCGACCGCGCTGACCTGCGCGGAGAGGGGGCACACGGTCACCGTCTTCGACAAGGCGGATGAGATCGGCGGCCAGCTCAACATGGCCAAGCAGGTGCCGGGCAAGGAAGAATTCTGGGGTTTTGTCGATTGGTACCGCACGATGATCGCCGATGCGGGCATCACGGTGAAGCTGAACCACGAGGCCACGGTTAGCGATCTTGAAGGCTTCGACGAGGTGATCATCGCCACCGGTGTTTCTCCGCGCGATCCGGGCATCGAAGGTCAGGACGGTGAGAACGTCCTGAGCTATATCGACGTTCTGCGCGGCAAGGCGGCTGTGGGTAAGAAGGTTGCTGTGGTGGGCGCCGGCGGCATCGGGTTCGACGTGTCCGAATACCTGGTGCATGAAGGCGAAAGCCCGACCGAGAACCTGCCCGAGTGGATGACAGAATGGGGCGTATCGGACCCAGCCGAGCATCGCGGCGGTCTCTCACCCGAAGGCCCCCAGCCCGAAGCGCCCGCGCGCGCCGTCACACTTTTGCAGCGCAAGGCCGAGAAGCATGGCAAACGACTGGGCAAGACAACCGGCTGGATCCACCGCGCGTCACTGAAGATGAAGGATGTCGACTTCGTCGGTGGCGTAAATTACGAGCGGATCGACGCGGACGGGCTTTTGGTGTCCTTCGGCGAGGCCCGTGAGAATCCGACCAAGATCGAGGCGGACACGATTGTGTTGTGCGCCGGCCAGGAACCCGAAAGGTCACTGGCCGACGCGCTGGTGGCCAAGGGGATTACACCCCATGTGATCGGAGGCGCCGACGTCGCGGCGGAGCTGGACGCCAAACGCGCCATCGACCAGGGCACGCGGCTCGCTGCCACTCTCTAA
- a CDS encoding antibiotic biosynthesis monooxygenase — MIAVIFEVEPADGRKDDYLDIAAEMRPMVEEVEGFISVERFQSLTNPEKLLSLSFFEDEDAVMRWRKLAAHRRAQSKGRAGLFAGYRLRVAGVIRDYGLTDRKEAPGDSLAEHDR, encoded by the coding sequence ATGATTGCTGTCATCTTCGAGGTCGAACCGGCCGACGGTCGAAAGGACGACTACCTCGACATCGCGGCTGAGATGCGCCCGATGGTCGAGGAGGTCGAGGGCTTTATCTCGGTGGAACGGTTTCAATCGCTCACCAACCCGGAAAAACTGCTGTCGCTCTCTTTCTTCGAGGATGAAGACGCTGTGATGCGCTGGCGAAAGCTGGCGGCGCATCGCAGGGCGCAGTCGAAAGGACGCGCAGGCCTCTTTGCCGGCTATCGGCTACGCGTCGCGGGTGTGATCCGGGATTACGGTCTGACGGACAGGAAAGAAGCACCCGGTGACAGCCTTGCCGAACATGATCGGTAA
- a CDS encoding NIPSNAP family protein, protein MLTCIIRYHIDPAKTDAFERYARAWGQAIPRCGADLIGYYAPHEGSTTRAYGIYNIPSLAAYEAYRARLSEDPLGRENYEFAQREGFLLREDRTFLRCVSKPHGESV, encoded by the coding sequence ATGCTGACCTGTATTATCCGCTATCATATCGACCCAGCCAAGACCGATGCATTCGAACGATATGCCAGGGCGTGGGGGCAGGCCATCCCCCGCTGCGGTGCGGATCTTATCGGATATTATGCACCTCACGAGGGATCAACGACGCGTGCATACGGGATTTACAATATCCCCTCACTTGCGGCTTATGAGGCGTATCGCGCTCGGCTCAGCGAGGATCCGTTGGGCCGTGAGAATTACGAGTTTGCGCAGCGGGAAGGGTTTCTGCTGCGCGAGGACCGCACGTTTCTGCGATGCGTATCGAAACCACATGGGGAAAGCGTATGA
- a CDS encoding helix-turn-helix transcriptional regulator: MKSGPDIARIAILIGDPARANILSALMTGHALTASELASEAGVTPQTTSSHLRKLQDGGLIDLRHQGRHRYYSLAGDEVARTLEALMGLAAGKGHLRTRPGPKDAALRHARVCYNHLAGDMGVQMFNALSLQGAFEMTSNDMTLTAEGHTIVTDFGVDLTALSRSRSPLCRECLDWSARRSHLAGKLGRALLTAILDRGWAHRMEGTRVIAFTHSGQTAFDAAFKPG, translated from the coding sequence ATGAAAAGCGGACCCGACATCGCCCGGATCGCCATCCTCATCGGGGATCCAGCACGCGCCAATATCCTGTCGGCGCTGATGACCGGCCACGCTCTTACCGCGAGCGAGCTTGCGTCAGAGGCCGGCGTCACCCCGCAAACCACAAGCTCTCACCTCCGCAAGCTACAGGACGGCGGGTTGATTGACCTGCGCCATCAGGGACGGCACAGATATTACAGCCTGGCCGGGGACGAGGTGGCCCGAACGCTTGAAGCGCTTATGGGGCTGGCTGCAGGCAAAGGACATCTGCGAACGCGACCGGGGCCGAAAGACGCGGCCCTGCGTCATGCACGTGTGTGTTACAATCATCTGGCGGGCGACATGGGTGTGCAAATGTTCAACGCCCTATCGCTGCAAGGTGCGTTTGAAATGACATCCAACGACATGACGCTGACCGCCGAAGGGCACACCATTGTCACCGATTTTGGCGTGGATCTCACGGCTCTCTCACGCTCGCGCAGCCCGCTTTGCCGTGAGTGCCTGGACTGGAGCGCGCGCAGATCCCATCTGGCGGGCAAACTGGGACGCGCGCTTCTTACTGCCATTCTAGACCGCGGTTGGGCCCACCGGATGGAAGGCACCCGCGTCATCGCGTTCACACATTCAGGCCAGACCGCTTTTGACGCGGCATTCAAGCCGGGCTGA
- a CDS encoding CorA family divalent cation transporter — protein sequence MTTQTRPAADLALFAFDIWPDGRAEPARDTALDGPGALRWRHFELNDPALRDWAAAHLPAIPADALVQPETRPRCDIYDDGLILNLRGVNLNPGADVDEMVSLRLWVTAHAIVSVRVRRVFALDDVRERTLAGEAPPDVGAFLALLLQGLAHRTRDVVLDLEAEIERLEDGYELEDTIDHRALKAPRRAVIRLLRYMTPQRDALVNLLELETPLLTAQNHAALREPINLMILATEALQAQKSRLEALHDHADARSANELGRNSYALSIVAAVFLPLGFLTGLFGVNVAGMPGLDWPWAFALLTGALVISGVLSVVLLKWLRLL from the coding sequence ATGACGACACAAACAAGGCCAGCGGCAGATCTGGCCCTTTTCGCTTTCGATATCTGGCCCGATGGCCGCGCCGAACCTGCGCGGGACACCGCCCTTGATGGACCCGGCGCCCTACGATGGCGACATTTCGAACTGAACGATCCCGCGTTACGGGATTGGGCGGCCGCCCATCTGCCAGCCATTCCGGCAGATGCCTTGGTACAGCCGGAAACCCGACCGCGCTGCGACATCTATGACGATGGGCTGATCCTGAATCTAAGAGGGGTGAACCTCAATCCCGGCGCCGATGTGGACGAGATGGTCTCTCTGCGCCTGTGGGTCACCGCACATGCGATCGTGTCGGTGCGCGTCCGCCGTGTCTTCGCGCTCGACGATGTGCGGGAAAGAACCCTGGCAGGCGAAGCGCCGCCCGATGTCGGAGCGTTCCTGGCCCTTTTGCTGCAGGGGCTGGCGCACAGAACCCGTGATGTGGTGCTGGACCTTGAGGCCGAGATCGAGCGCCTTGAAGACGGTTATGAACTGGAGGATACGATCGACCATCGCGCGCTCAAGGCGCCGCGGCGGGCGGTGATCCGGCTTTTGCGCTACATGACCCCCCAACGCGATGCACTGGTCAATCTGCTGGAGCTGGAGACACCGCTTCTCACCGCTCAAAACCACGCCGCCCTGCGCGAACCGATCAATCTGATGATCCTTGCAACCGAAGCCCTTCAGGCGCAGAAGTCACGGCTTGAGGCCCTGCACGATCACGCGGATGCGCGCAGTGCCAATGAACTCGGGCGCAACAGCTATGCCCTTTCCATCGTCGCGGCCGTCTTTCTCCCGCTGGGTTTCCTGACGGGTCTGTTCGGCGTGAACGTCGCCGGGATGCCCGGCCTGGACTGGCCCTGGGCCTTTGCCCTGCTGACCGGGGCGCTTGTCATCTCCGGCGTGCTCAGCGTCGTGTTGCTCAAGTGGTTGCGATTGCTTTAG
- a CDS encoding DUF4399 domain-containing protein — MKYGIIAAVLGLGLVTPIWAGGETQSNPEAEVYFVNLDDGDTVSSPVTVVFGLRGMGVAPAGTEKEMTGHHHLFINRPAFGEGEYGEDELTNGIPADENHVHFGGGQTETTLDLPAGEHTLQLVLGDYGHVPHSTPIVSDVITIVVE; from the coding sequence ATGAAATATGGCATAATTGCTGCGGTGCTCGGCCTTGGGCTTGTTACTCCGATCTGGGCCGGTGGGGAGACACAGTCAAATCCGGAGGCGGAGGTTTACTTTGTCAATCTCGATGACGGGGACACGGTCAGCTCTCCGGTCACGGTTGTCTTTGGGCTGCGCGGCATGGGCGTGGCACCGGCCGGAACGGAAAAAGAGATGACCGGCCATCATCACCTTTTCATCAACCGCCCCGCTTTCGGAGAGGGGGAGTATGGTGAAGATGAACTGACGAATGGAATCCCCGCGGATGAAAATCATGTCCACTTTGGCGGTGGTCAGACCGAGACTACGCTGGATCTGCCTGCAGGAGAGCACACCCTTCAGCTGGTTCTGGGCGATTACGGGCACGTGCCGCACAGTACACCCATCGTGTCGGATGTGATCACGATTGTGGTGGAATAG
- a CDS encoding LysR family transcriptional regulator, with amino-acid sequence MDRLTEMEAFATVVDQGGFTDAAKKMGISKSAVSKHVSSLEARLGARLLNRTTRRVSPTEIGLAYYDRARRVLNDAGEADALVTSMQSAPSGLLRISVATDFGVNHLSPVLSGFLADFPDITVNMVLNNRYVELISEGFDMAVRIGELEDSTLRARKLTETTKRMIASPAYFEKYGRPQKIDDLNEHKLLHYSNQSSGNMWKITAPSGEKRQVRTAGWLSVNDGQSLLNAAISGLGIAYLPSFLYSDAMAQGLVMDAIPDLPMETQGIYAVYPPGRFTQPKVRAFIDFLVHAFADKGPSDW; translated from the coding sequence ATGGATCGTTTAACGGAAATGGAGGCCTTTGCCACCGTTGTGGACCAAGGCGGGTTCACAGATGCGGCAAAGAAGATGGGGATTTCGAAATCCGCCGTGTCCAAGCATGTTTCTAGTCTCGAGGCCCGCCTTGGCGCGCGCCTTCTGAACCGCACCACGCGGCGTGTGAGCCCCACCGAGATCGGGCTTGCCTATTACGACAGGGCACGTCGTGTGCTGAACGATGCCGGCGAAGCCGACGCGCTTGTCACATCGATGCAATCGGCGCCGTCCGGATTGCTGCGCATCTCTGTGGCTACAGACTTTGGCGTCAATCACCTCTCTCCGGTTCTCAGCGGGTTCCTCGCGGATTTCCCGGATATCACGGTCAACATGGTGCTCAACAATCGCTATGTGGAGCTGATTTCGGAAGGTTTCGACATGGCCGTGCGCATTGGCGAGCTGGAGGACAGCACGTTGCGCGCCCGCAAGCTGACCGAAACCACGAAACGGATGATCGCAAGCCCCGCCTATTTCGAAAAATACGGCCGGCCGCAAAAGATCGACGATCTGAACGAGCATAAGCTGCTGCATTACTCGAACCAGTCTTCCGGCAATATGTGGAAGATTACAGCGCCGTCCGGCGAAAAGCGCCAGGTCCGGACTGCGGGCTGGTTAAGCGTGAATGACGGGCAATCGCTTTTGAACGCGGCAATCTCGGGGCTGGGCATCGCGTATCTGCCGAGTTTCCTTTACTCGGACGCAATGGCTCAGGGCCTTGTGATGGATGCTATCCCGGATCTTCCGATGGAAACGCAAGGGATCTACGCCGTATATCCCCCCGGGCGCTTCACACAGCCCAAAGTGCGGGCCTTCATTGATTTCCTCGTCCATGCCTTCGCGGACAAAGGCCCATCGGACTGGTGA
- a CDS encoding OmpA family protein, which produces MRFASAMICALFAAPVWAVDLAMPGNARLIADRASAYDSYILPVGPFVRGVVPSEMVEGRVERQSWRIDSSAITTLQILDPLRQQIAEAGFETLFECEATICGGFDFRFAIEVIPAPDMHVDIRDYRFLAARSDEGEVLSLLISRSRSVGYVQVIHVNPEGQTRLLVTNGGGIEGERRDTVPANLAERLLADGHVVLSDLDFGTGTDALNNGPYASLQQLAGFLRENPDMVVALVGHTDSVGSLDNNIALSKRRADAVRARLSEVYEIPQAQMRAEGMGYLAPKASNLTQAGRELNRRVEAILLYKN; this is translated from the coding sequence ATGCGTTTTGCTTCAGCCATGATCTGTGCCCTTTTCGCGGCACCGGTCTGGGCCGTCGATCTGGCGATGCCGGGCAATGCGCGACTGATTGCGGATCGGGCGAGCGCTTACGACAGCTATATCCTGCCCGTAGGTCCGTTTGTTCGGGGCGTCGTTCCATCGGAAATGGTCGAAGGGCGGGTGGAACGGCAAAGCTGGCGCATCGACAGTTCGGCCATCACCACGCTGCAGATCCTCGACCCGTTGCGCCAGCAGATCGCCGAAGCCGGTTTCGAGACGCTTTTTGAATGCGAGGCAACGATTTGCGGGGGATTTGACTTTCGGTTCGCAATCGAGGTCATTCCGGCGCCCGACATGCATGTCGATATTCGCGATTATCGTTTCTTGGCCGCCCGATCAGACGAAGGCGAGGTGCTCAGCCTTCTTATAAGCCGGTCACGCAGCGTTGGATATGTTCAGGTCATCCACGTGAACCCGGAAGGCCAAACCCGCCTTTTGGTCACGAATGGAGGGGGCATCGAGGGAGAGCGGCGCGACACCGTTCCGGCCAACCTCGCCGAACGGTTGCTGGCGGATGGCCACGTGGTGCTCTCCGATCTCGACTTTGGCACCGGAACCGATGCGTTGAACAACGGCCCTTATGCCAGTCTGCAGCAACTGGCGGGGTTTCTAAGGGAAAACCCGGATATGGTGGTTGCATTGGTGGGGCATACCGACAGTGTTGGTTCGCTCGACAACAACATCGCGCTGTCCAAGCGCCGCGCTGATGCCGTGCGGGCGCGCTTGTCCGAGGTTTACGAGATACCACAGGCACAGATGCGCGCCGAAGGTATGGGATATCTCGCGCCCAAAGCTTCGAACCTCACACAGGCCGGGCGCGAGTTGAACCGAAGGGTCGAGGCCATTCTGCTTTACAAGAACTAA